A region of Phycisphaerae bacterium DNA encodes the following proteins:
- a CDS encoding Dabb family protein: MYYFGANETTAFARYSFFLETGLVFESGYRQFCIEENRRLTPVGRTIEEARRNLSLFRNAPPSPASHGTGTSQPTGAPTNQVILIRTIRHVDDAYLVHPAHKEFGVSLGPVLDKVAVVDYWTKEARLDGLCSQR, translated from the coding sequence ATGTACTACTTTGGAGCGAACGAGACAACCGCGTTTGCCCGGTACAGCTTCTTCCTGGAAACGGGACTGGTCTTCGAGTCCGGCTACCGTCAATTCTGCATCGAGGAGAACCGGCGACTAACCCCCGTCGGTCGAACCATCGAAGAAGCCCGACGGAATCTGAGTCTCTTCCGAAATGCACCGCCTTCACCCGCATCACATGGAACGGGCACGAGCCAGCCTACCGGAGCACCGACTAACCAGGTCATTCTAATCCGCACGATCAGGCATGTGGATGACGCCTACCTTGTCCACCCCGCTCACAAAGAGTTCGGCGTGTCGCTGGGCCCCGTGCTGGACAAGGTCGCGGTCGTAGACTACTGGACAAAGGAGGCCCGTCTTGATGGGTTGTGTTC